One segment of Pseudodesulfovibrio sp. 5S69 DNA contains the following:
- the nikA gene encoding nickel ABC transporter substrate-binding protein, whose protein sequence is MFTALPGALAAPPEGKDVLVYSWNSNMGEFNPHLYSPNQMFSQNLIYEPLVHYRADGTVTPCLAESWVISPDGREYTFKLRKDVRFSDGQPFNAMAVKRNIDAIMFNHERHQWLELINQLWKAKEAGKEPATVLDEYTVKLTLHDPYYPALQELALIRPVRFLSPAAMPESGNTSKGIKAPIGTGPWKMVESVKSEYVLMERNEDYWGDKTKTKYLLIKIIPDTNARVVAFETGQIDLIYGGAGHGSGQIGLDSFENYRHVPGVVTKISGPLATRALALNTNRFPTNDIAVRKAILHAVDRDAMVKHIFMDVEQRADTLFSPSFPYCDLKLKPYDFSRDKAEALLDKAGWVLADGAKYRSKDGKELALDLCFAGNDTLMKSVAEVVQGDLKKVGIKVNLVGEEKDSNLARQKSGEFGMIFGSTFGAPYDPHSFVSSMRVPSHADYQAQLGLPMKADIDKAIGQVLVSVDKTKRQELYRYILGTLHENAVYMPITYLTNIMVYRDGLKGAHFGPTKDEIPFETIYKD, encoded by the coding sequence TTGTTCACCGCTCTTCCGGGAGCGCTGGCTGCGCCGCCGGAAGGCAAGGATGTCCTGGTCTATTCCTGGAACTCCAACATGGGCGAGTTCAACCCGCACCTGTATTCACCCAACCAGATGTTCTCCCAGAACCTGATCTATGAGCCGCTGGTGCACTATCGGGCCGACGGCACTGTCACCCCATGTCTGGCCGAGTCCTGGGTCATCAGTCCGGACGGCCGCGAATATACCTTCAAGCTGCGCAAGGACGTGCGCTTCTCCGACGGCCAGCCGTTCAACGCCATGGCCGTGAAACGCAATATCGACGCCATCATGTTCAACCACGAGCGCCACCAGTGGCTGGAGCTTATCAACCAACTGTGGAAAGCCAAGGAAGCCGGGAAGGAGCCCGCCACCGTGCTGGATGAATACACGGTCAAGCTGACCCTGCACGACCCCTATTATCCCGCGTTGCAGGAGTTGGCCCTGATCCGCCCTGTCCGGTTCCTGTCTCCGGCCGCCATGCCGGAGAGCGGCAATACTTCCAAGGGCATCAAGGCCCCCATCGGCACCGGCCCATGGAAGATGGTGGAATCGGTCAAGAGCGAATACGTCCTGATGGAACGCAACGAGGATTACTGGGGAGACAAGACGAAGACCAAGTATCTCCTGATCAAGATCATTCCCGACACCAACGCCCGGGTCGTTGCCTTCGAGACCGGCCAGATCGACCTTATCTACGGCGGGGCCGGCCATGGATCGGGCCAGATCGGCCTGGACAGCTTCGAGAACTACCGCCACGTACCGGGCGTGGTCACCAAGATCTCCGGGCCCCTGGCCACCCGTGCCTTGGCGCTGAACACCAACCGGTTCCCGACCAACGACATTGCGGTGCGCAAGGCCATACTGCACGCCGTGGACCGGGACGCCATGGTCAAGCACATCTTCATGGATGTGGAACAGCGGGCCGACACGCTCTTCTCCCCGAGCTTCCCTTATTGCGACCTGAAGCTGAAACCTTACGACTTCAGCCGGGACAAGGCCGAGGCCCTGCTGGACAAGGCGGGCTGGGTCCTGGCCGACGGCGCCAAGTACCGCAGCAAGGACGGCAAGGAACTGGCCCTGGACCTGTGCTTCGCAGGCAACGACACCTTGATGAAATCCGTGGCCGAGGTGGTGCAGGGCGATCTCAAGAAGGTCGGCATCAAGGTCAATCTGGTGGGCGAGGAAAAAGACTCCAACCTGGCCCGGCAGAAGAGCGGTGAATTCGGCATGATCTTCGGCAGCACCTTTGGCGCGCCCTACGACCCGCACTCCTTCGTCAGTTCCATGCGCGTGCCCTCCCACGCCGACTACCAGGCCCAGCTCGGTCTGCCCATGAAGGCGGATATCGACAAGGCCATCGGTCAGGTTCTGGTCAGCGTGGACAAGACCAAGCGCCAGGAACTGTACAGGTACATCCTGGGTACGCTGCACGAAAACGCCGTGTACATGCCGATCACCTACCTGACCAACATCATGGTCTACCGGGACGGCCTCAAGGGCGCGCACTTCGGCCCGACCAAGGACGAAATACCCTTTGAGACCATCTACAAAGACTAG
- the nikB gene encoding nickel ABC transporter permease subunit NikB, producing the protein MTRYILKRLLLLIPILLAVSLVVFTILRLGHGDPAMAYLRLSSIPPTDQALEVARHELGLDKPFAVQYVSWLGKAVRGDFGISYVTKKPVLDEILYYLPNTLILAGYSLALTLLLSLPLGMISALKKDRLPDHMTRGLSFFGVSIPNFFLGFVLIWIFSIKLHWLPPLGKGGFSHMILPILTMSCMSLCINTRLIRSTMLDNMHSRYVLYARARGLSESVVVGRHVLTNSLIPVITAIGMHAGELFGGAVIAESIFAWPGVGRYAVSAIYNRDYPVMQCFILIMTTIFVLMNLAVDIGYAWLDPRIRMQGDDQ; encoded by the coding sequence ATGACTCGATATATCCTGAAACGACTTCTGTTGTTGATTCCCATTCTCCTGGCCGTGTCCCTGGTGGTGTTCACCATCCTGCGGCTCGGCCATGGGGACCCGGCCATGGCCTACCTGCGGCTTTCCAGCATCCCGCCCACGGACCAGGCCCTGGAAGTGGCCCGGCACGAGCTGGGGCTGGATAAACCGTTTGCCGTGCAATACGTGTCCTGGCTCGGCAAGGCCGTGCGCGGAGACTTCGGCATCTCCTACGTGACCAAGAAACCGGTCCTGGACGAGATCCTCTACTATCTGCCGAACACCCTGATCCTGGCCGGGTACTCCCTGGCCCTGACCCTGCTGCTGAGCCTGCCGCTGGGCATGATCTCGGCGCTGAAAAAGGATCGGCTGCCCGACCACATGACCCGGGGGCTGAGCTTCTTCGGGGTCTCCATCCCCAACTTCTTCCTGGGCTTTGTCCTGATCTGGATCTTCTCCATCAAGCTGCACTGGCTGCCGCCCCTGGGCAAGGGCGGGTTCTCACACATGATCCTGCCCATCCTGACAATGTCCTGCATGAGCCTGTGCATCAACACCCGGCTGATCCGATCGACCATGCTGGACAACATGCACTCGCGCTACGTGCTCTATGCCCGTGCGCGGGGGCTGTCCGAATCCGTGGTGGTGGGACGCCATGTGCTGACCAACTCGCTCATCCCGGTCATAACGGCCATCGGCATGCACGCCGGGGAGCTCTTCGGCGGGGCCGTCATCGCCGAATCCATCTTTGCCTGGCCCGGAGTGGGACGCTACGCCGTCTCGGCCATCTACAACCGCGACTACCCGGTCATGCAGTGCTTCATCCTCATCATGACCACCATCTTCGTGCTCATGAACCTGGCGGTGGACATCGGCTACGCCTGGCTCGATCCGCGCATCCGGATGCAGGGGGATGATCAATGA
- the nikC gene encoding nickel ABC transporter permease subunit NikC codes for MNMQSNRLLRHGILILAGLLILLLVLSAALAPVLSPYDPDEVTLELKFAPPSMAHPLGCDHLGRDVASRLIYGARTSLGCVAVIAGLILVLGFTVGATAGYMGGTVDSILMRICDVFLTFPTFILAMFMIGVLGTGIVNVILAISLTHWAWYARIIRSFVLSLKNREYVLAARVAGTGRFMTVLRHVLPPVFAQLAILATLDIGHMMMHVSGLSFLGLGITPPTPEWGVMIADGRQFVWTHPELILYPGLAIFLTVMAFNILGDGLRDALDPHTQTSSSPEDTLAEPARMAAITEGL; via the coding sequence ATGAACATGCAATCCAACCGCTTGTTGCGCCACGGCATCCTGATCCTGGCCGGACTCCTGATTCTGCTGCTGGTCCTGTCCGCGGCGCTGGCCCCGGTGCTTTCGCCCTATGACCCGGACGAGGTGACCCTGGAACTCAAGTTCGCCCCGCCGAGTATGGCCCACCCGCTCGGCTGCGATCATCTGGGCCGGGACGTGGCTTCGCGCTTGATCTACGGCGCCCGGACCTCGCTCGGCTGCGTGGCCGTCATCGCAGGCCTCATCCTGGTGCTCGGCTTCACCGTCGGCGCCACCGCGGGGTATATGGGCGGTACGGTGGACTCGATCTTGATGCGCATCTGCGACGTGTTCCTGACCTTCCCCACGTTCATCCTGGCCATGTTCATGATCGGGGTGTTGGGGACAGGGATCGTCAACGTCATTCTGGCCATCTCCCTGACCCATTGGGCATGGTACGCCCGCATTATCCGCAGCTTCGTGCTGTCGCTCAAAAACCGGGAATACGTCCTGGCCGCGCGGGTGGCGGGCACGGGACGGTTCATGACCGTGTTGCGCCACGTGCTGCCCCCGGTCTTCGCCCAGCTGGCCATCCTGGCCACTTTGGACATCGGCCACATGATGATGCACGTTTCCGGCCTCTCCTTCCTCGGCCTGGGCATCACCCCGCCCACGCCCGAATGGGGGGTGATGATCGCCGACGGCCGCCAATTCGTCTGGACCCATCCCGAACTGATCCTGTACCCGGGGCTGGCCATCTTCCTGACGGTCATGGCCTTCAACATCCTGGGCGACGGGCTGCGCGATGCGCTCGACCCGCACACCCAGACATCCTCGTCGCCAGAGGACACCCTGGCCGAACCGGCCCGGATGGCCGCCATCACGGAGGGATTGTAA
- a CDS encoding ABC transporter ATP-binding protein, whose amino-acid sequence MSCTGETNPDAYLSVRRLCIASGAKLLVQGVDFDAHKGRVTGLVGESGSGKSLTCQAVMGLLPHELASDGVIALDREHMPLKGPSSRIRKARFGHAAMILQNPMSCFDPVFTIKSHFRETLAAHGVPNRENTPDRWQAELAEVGFPAPETILPLYPFQMSGGMLQRVMIALALALDVNFLIADEATTDLDAVSQSRILDLVETLVRQRDIGVLLVTHDLSVIARLATDMLVMHDGVIVERGPVRDIFQAPAHEYTTALLAAHYRLYGMTPPERRPDPALQPTVPPRSLQ is encoded by the coding sequence ATGTCCTGCACCGGCGAAACCAATCCCGACGCCTACTTGTCCGTACGCCGACTGTGTATCGCATCCGGGGCCAAGCTCCTGGTCCAGGGCGTGGATTTCGACGCCCACAAGGGACGGGTTACCGGTCTGGTGGGCGAAAGCGGCAGCGGCAAATCCCTGACCTGTCAGGCGGTCATGGGTCTGCTCCCCCACGAGCTGGCCTCGGACGGAGTCATCGCCCTGGACAGGGAGCACATGCCGCTCAAAGGCCCCTCCTCGCGCATCCGCAAGGCCCGTTTCGGACATGCGGCCATGATCCTGCAAAACCCCATGAGCTGCTTTGACCCGGTCTTTACCATAAAGAGCCACTTCCGCGAGACCCTGGCCGCGCACGGCGTGCCCAATCGGGAGAACACCCCGGACCGTTGGCAGGCCGAACTGGCCGAGGTGGGATTCCCGGCCCCCGAGACCATTCTCCCGCTCTATCCATTTCAGATGAGCGGCGGCATGCTGCAACGGGTGATGATCGCCCTGGCTCTGGCCCTGGACGTGAACTTTCTCATTGCGGACGAGGCCACCACGGACCTGGACGCGGTTTCCCAGTCGCGCATCCTGGACCTGGTGGAAACCCTGGTGCGGCAACGCGACATCGGCGTGCTCCTGGTGACGCACGACCTGTCGGTCATCGCCCGGCTGGCCACGGACATGCTGGTCATGCACGACGGCGTCATCGTGGAACGCGGCCCGGTCAGGGACATTTTCCAGGCCCCGGCGCACGAGTACACCACCGCCCTGCTGGCGGCCCATTACCGCCTCTACGGCATGACGCCCCCCGAGCGGCGGCCCGATCCGGCCCTGCAACCAACCGTTCCCCCAAGGAGCCTGCAATGA
- a CDS encoding ABC transporter ATP-binding protein: MSIKSDTAPRPIVRDQTAECVLEARSITKTYSRGGFFKKAEEVAVLHGVDLAIRAGECVGLIGRSGSGKSTLGRILLALETPTSGEACILGRRTTDEKGRVRLDRDQRRAVQVVFQDALGSVNPRLTAGDIIAEPLRNFENLKGAPLTERVAELLVHVGLSPEDAAKHPARFSGGQLQRISIARALAPRPRCIILDEALSSLDMLVQAKILDLLDRLRREDKVAYLFVTHDLRLVKLFCDRSVTMEQGRLVPFDIEDLANDQGKQTLPGDIRELASAMLPAVPA, translated from the coding sequence ATGAGCATCAAGTCCGACACGGCGCCCCGCCCCATTGTACGGGACCAGACCGCCGAATGCGTCCTGGAGGCGCGGAGCATAACCAAGACCTATTCCCGTGGCGGCTTTTTCAAAAAAGCTGAAGAGGTGGCCGTGCTCCATGGCGTGGACCTGGCCATCCGGGCCGGAGAATGTGTGGGGCTGATCGGCCGGAGCGGCTCGGGCAAAAGCACGCTCGGCCGCATTCTGCTGGCTCTGGAAACGCCCACCAGCGGCGAAGCCTGTATCCTCGGCCGCAGGACCACTGACGAAAAGGGCCGCGTGCGCCTGGACCGGGATCAACGGCGGGCCGTACAGGTGGTGTTTCAGGACGCCCTGGGTTCGGTCAACCCCAGGCTGACCGCGGGCGACATCATCGCCGAGCCCCTGCGCAATTTTGAAAACCTCAAGGGCGCTCCGCTCACCGAGCGCGTGGCCGAGTTGCTGGTCCACGTGGGCCTGTCCCCGGAGGACGCAGCCAAACACCCCGCCCGTTTCAGCGGCGGCCAGCTCCAACGTATCTCCATCGCCCGCGCCCTGGCCCCTCGCCCGCGCTGCATCATTCTGGACGAAGCGCTGTCCAGCCTGGACATGCTCGTCCAGGCCAAAATCCTGGACCTCTTGGATCGCCTGCGCCGGGAAGATAAGGTCGCCTACCTGTTCGTCACCCACGACCTTCGCTTGGTCAAACTTTTCTGCGACCGCTCCGTAACCATGGAGCAAGGCCGCTTAGTTCCCTTTGACATAGAAGACCTGGCAAACGACCAAGGAAAACAAACTCTCCCGGGGGATATTCGAGAACTCGCCTCCGCCATGCTTCCCGCCGTGCCGGCGTAA
- a CDS encoding glycosyltransferase, producing MADPLFKVDMHVHSRFSTRPSQWILQKIGCPESFTEPRRLYDIALKKGMDMVTITDHNTIAGALEIAHLPNTFVSEEITTYFPEDRCKLHVLAYDITEAQHEDIQRCRENVFDLVPYLREQRIVHVLAHPLFAVNDRLTPAHFEQALLLFNTLEENGTRDARQNRTLRDIVARLTPLDIDRLANIHNIEPYGDEPWEKGITGGSDDHSSLNIARMHTVFPGQPTLNNVLTGLAERTSRPAGSPATPRTMAHNLYGIAYQFYRSRTGSLSPEVSEHLCFRFIKAALHPGEEPKQTLSTLLQRIIGRGKATLHREYGPTDSVQGLLLKEAADIIAHDPTLLRIARGKVDDVITLEREWARFVSLAANRVLAQFADRTLNSVLGANLFDVFHSIGSAGSLYTLLAPYFVGYDLFSTERAFSNQCLDRFRKRGARTSDDLKIAHFTDTFDEINGVARTIRQQLKMVARHGKDMTVITCGARADVPGAVSFEPVGRFDIPEYPEISLAYPPFLDMLTHCFEQEYDCILAATPGPVGLAALAISKILKLPFHGTYHTAFPEYVGAFTEDAGLEDGCWRYMSWFYNQMQVIYAPSEATKFELIDRGIDPGKIVTYPRGVDTERFHPAKRNGFFNKFDIGGGTKLLYVGRVSKEKGLDTLTEAFRKAARMRDAIQLIVVGDGPYLAEMQRALRSTPATFTGVLKGEALAQAYASADLFVFPSATDTFGNVVLEAQASGLPVIVTDKGGPAENVLPNETGLIVPAGDPDSLLRAILHMVDTPERIQYMRRKARSHVENRTFDATFLKTWEIFGDHVAA from the coding sequence ATGGCTGACCCCCTGTTCAAGGTGGACATGCATGTTCACTCACGGTTTTCCACGCGCCCGTCGCAGTGGATTCTGCAGAAGATCGGCTGCCCCGAGAGCTTTACCGAGCCGCGACGCCTCTACGACATCGCGCTGAAAAAGGGCATGGACATGGTCACCATCACCGACCACAATACCATCGCCGGGGCGCTCGAGATAGCCCACCTGCCGAACACCTTCGTCAGCGAGGAGATCACCACCTACTTTCCCGAAGACCGCTGCAAGCTCCACGTGCTCGCCTACGACATCACCGAGGCCCAGCATGAGGACATCCAGCGCTGCCGCGAAAACGTCTTCGACCTCGTCCCCTATCTCCGAGAGCAGCGCATCGTCCACGTCCTGGCCCACCCGCTCTTCGCGGTCAACGACCGGCTCACCCCGGCGCACTTCGAACAGGCCCTGCTGCTGTTCAACACCCTGGAAGAGAACGGCACCCGCGACGCCCGCCAGAACAGGACCCTGCGCGACATCGTCGCCCGGCTCACCCCGTTGGACATCGACCGGCTGGCCAACATCCACAACATCGAACCCTACGGCGACGAGCCGTGGGAAAAGGGCATCACCGGCGGCTCCGACGACCACTCCTCCCTGAACATCGCGCGCATGCACACCGTGTTCCCGGGCCAGCCTACCCTGAACAACGTCCTGACCGGCCTGGCCGAGCGCACCTCCCGACCCGCCGGAAGCCCGGCCACCCCCCGGACCATGGCCCACAACCTCTACGGCATCGCCTACCAGTTCTACCGCTCGCGCACCGGCTCTCTTTCGCCCGAGGTCTCCGAACACCTCTGCTTCCGCTTCATCAAGGCCGCGCTGCACCCCGGCGAGGAACCCAAACAGACCCTGTCCACCCTGCTCCAGCGCATCATCGGCCGCGGCAAGGCCACCCTGCACCGCGAATACGGCCCCACCGACTCGGTCCAGGGGCTGCTCCTCAAGGAGGCCGCCGACATCATCGCCCACGACCCGACGCTCCTGCGCATCGCCCGGGGCAAGGTCGACGACGTCATCACCCTGGAACGCGAATGGGCCCGCTTCGTCTCCCTGGCCGCCAACCGCGTACTCGCCCAGTTCGCGGACCGGACCCTCAACTCGGTGCTCGGCGCTAACCTCTTCGACGTCTTCCACTCCATCGGCTCGGCCGGCTCCCTGTACACACTGCTCGCCCCCTACTTCGTGGGCTACGACCTCTTCTCCACCGAACGGGCCTTCTCCAACCAGTGCCTCGACCGTTTCCGCAAACGGGGCGCCCGCACCAGCGACGACCTCAAGATCGCCCACTTCACCGACACCTTCGACGAGATCAACGGCGTGGCCCGGACCATTCGCCAGCAGCTCAAGATGGTCGCCCGCCACGGCAAGGACATGACCGTGATCACCTGCGGCGCCAGGGCCGACGTGCCCGGGGCGGTCTCCTTCGAGCCCGTGGGCCGCTTCGACATCCCGGAATATCCAGAAATCTCGCTGGCCTACCCGCCGTTTCTCGACATGCTCACCCACTGCTTCGAACAGGAATACGACTGCATCCTGGCCGCCACCCCCGGCCCGGTCGGCCTGGCCGCCCTGGCCATCTCCAAGATTCTGAAACTTCCCTTCCACGGCACCTACCATACCGCCTTCCCCGAATACGTCGGGGCCTTCACCGAAGACGCGGGCCTGGAAGACGGCTGCTGGCGCTACATGTCCTGGTTCTACAACCAGATGCAGGTTATCTACGCGCCCAGCGAGGCGACCAAGTTCGAACTCATCGACCGCGGCATCGACCCCGGCAAGATCGTCACCTACCCGCGCGGCGTGGACACCGAACGGTTCCACCCAGCCAAGCGCAACGGCTTCTTCAACAAGTTCGACATCGGCGGGGGCACCAAGCTCCTCTACGTGGGCCGCGTGTCCAAGGAAAAGGGGCTGGACACCCTGACCGAGGCCTTCCGCAAGGCCGCACGCATGCGCGACGCCATCCAGCTCATCGTGGTCGGCGACGGTCCCTACCTGGCCGAGATGCAGCGCGCCCTGCGCTCCACCCCGGCCACCTTCACCGGCGTGCTCAAAGGCGAAGCCCTGGCCCAGGCCTACGCCAGCGCCGACCTGTTCGTCTTTCCCTCGGCCACCGACACCTTCGGCAACGTGGTCCTCGAAGCCCAGGCCTCGGGACTGCCCGTCATCGTCACTGACAAGGGCGGCCCGGCCGAAAACGTCCTGCCCAACGAAACCGGCCTTATCGTGCCCGCGGGCGACCCCGACTCCCTGCTCCGCGCCATCCTCCACATGGTCGATACCCCGGAACGCATCCAGTACATGCGCCGCAAGGCCCGCTCCCACGTGGAGAACCGGACCTTCGACGCCACCTTTTTGAAGACCTGGGAGATATTCGGCGACCACGTGGCCGCTTAG
- a CDS encoding TraR/DksA family transcriptional regulator has product MTRNQIREIRSHLMQGLHSINGQLNGGITALENCPDDTDFASQLAQHGLSVAMQRRRVARIREMEAALKRLSHSDYGICEECGEEIGMARLMANPSARLCVHCQSAEDDGLNRRCA; this is encoded by the coding sequence ATGACCAGGAACCAGATCAGGGAAATCAGGTCCCACCTCATGCAGGGCCTGCACAGCATCAACGGCCAATTGAACGGCGGGATCACCGCCCTCGAGAACTGCCCCGACGACACCGATTTCGCTTCCCAGCTCGCCCAGCACGGCCTTTCCGTGGCCATGCAGCGCCGCCGGGTGGCCCGCATCCGCGAGATGGAGGCGGCCCTCAAGCGCCTCTCCCATTCCGACTACGGCATCTGCGAGGAATGCGGCGAGGAGATCGGGATGGCCCGGCTCATGGCCAACCCCTCGGCCCGCCTCTGCGTGCACTGCCAGTCCGCCGAGGACGACGGACTCAACCGGCGCTGCGCCTAG
- a CDS encoding DMT family transporter → MKWMYVLFALAAGAMMPVQAGINLRLRGSLGDPVWAAAVSFGVGTLALLGYLLVSRTPMPTLGMAASAPSWAWTGGALGAFFVFATIILAGKIGATSMMAWLLAGQLIAALALDHFGVVGYQVHTVSWPRVFGICLLVAGAVLVNKY, encoded by the coding sequence ATGAAATGGATGTATGTGCTGTTCGCCCTGGCGGCCGGGGCAATGATGCCGGTGCAGGCAGGCATCAACCTGCGGTTGCGCGGGTCCCTGGGCGACCCGGTCTGGGCGGCGGCGGTCTCCTTCGGCGTGGGCACCCTGGCCCTGCTGGGCTACCTGCTGGTCTCGCGCACGCCCATGCCCACGCTCGGCATGGCCGCCTCGGCCCCGTCCTGGGCCTGGACGGGCGGGGCGCTGGGGGCGTTTTTCGTCTTCGCGACCATCATTCTGGCCGGGAAGATCGGGGCCACGAGCATGATGGCCTGGCTGCTGGCCGGCCAACTCATCGCCGCCCTGGCGCTGGACCACTTCGGCGTGGTCGGGTATCAGGTGCATACGGTATCCTGGCCCCGCGTCTTCGGGATATGCCTGTTGGTGGCCGGGGCTGTTCTGGTCAATAAATACTAA
- a CDS encoding UbiA-like polyprenyltransferase, which translates to MSFAKDLVTVCRMVKIEHSVFALPFAYMGAFLAARGWPGLYNMIVLTVAMVAVRSFAMAFNRYADLDIDRENPRTQNRELVTGELSTRFTLAFIAATAVVFVIACALMNPLCLLLSPVALAMAASYSFCKRFTYWCHFVLGSVLGLAPVAGWICVTPSISLPSVLLFCGVTLWVAGFDLLYASQDADFDRERGLWSIPARLGIPAALGISTLSHAVAAAFFLLAGWAANLGPVYFTVAALLGVTLMAEHLLVKADDMSRVNVAFFTMNGIISVVLFVATVIDLAVTG; encoded by the coding sequence ATGAGTTTCGCCAAGGACTTGGTCACCGTCTGCCGGATGGTCAAGATCGAGCATTCGGTCTTCGCCCTGCCCTTCGCCTATATGGGCGCGTTCCTGGCCGCCCGCGGGTGGCCGGGGCTGTACAACATGATCGTGCTGACCGTGGCCATGGTGGCCGTGCGCTCGTTCGCCATGGCCTTCAACCGCTACGCCGACCTGGACATCGACCGCGAGAACCCGCGCACGCAGAATCGCGAACTTGTCACGGGCGAACTGTCCACCCGGTTCACCCTGGCCTTCATCGCGGCCACGGCCGTGGTCTTCGTGATCGCCTGCGCGCTGATGAATCCGCTGTGCCTGCTGCTCTCGCCCGTGGCCCTGGCCATGGCCGCGTCCTACAGCTTCTGCAAGCGGTTCACCTACTGGTGCCACTTCGTGCTCGGCTCGGTCCTGGGCCTGGCCCCGGTGGCTGGCTGGATCTGCGTGACCCCGTCCATTTCCCTGCCCTCGGTCCTGCTCTTCTGCGGCGTGACCCTGTGGGTGGCCGGGTTCGATCTGCTGTACGCCAGCCAGGACGCCGACTTCGACCGCGAGCGCGGGCTGTGGTCCATCCCGGCCCGGCTGGGCATCCCGGCGGCCCTGGGCATCTCGACCCTGAGCCACGCCGTGGCCGCCGCCTTCTTCCTGCTGGCGGGCTGGGCCGCGAACCTGGGGCCGGTCTACTTCACGGTGGCGGCGCTCCTGGGCGTGACCCTGATGGCCGAACACCTGCTGGTCAAGGCGGACGACATGAGCCGGGTGAACGTGGCCTTCTTCACCATGAACGGGATTATCTCCGTGGTCCTGTTCGTGGCCACGGTCATTGATCTGGCCGTTACGGGCTGA
- a CDS encoding mechanosensitive ion channel family protein produces the protein MEEQLTPIMAKISEILLFLEDWLRTNVLTWRTAAQWLCALAALLISLAVWRVVRPRLERWRYAHVQNPLGRGALYVLIQTGGLFLFILLAQIGAGVFEFLNYRPWVLDALSQLTVAGIAIRLLALTMSNKGLARSTATVVWVFVGLHMLGLLTPFTNFLQNLSFSMGSTTFTALGALKGLILAVILLQAAVMLSKFAVTRIGHMRDVSPSVQVLLGKTVKVILFTVAILMAMSSVGIDLTSLAIFSSALGVGIGFGLQTIISNYVAGIILLMDRSIKPGDTIEVGGVFGVVSGVFGRFSSVKTRDGKEYLIPNEQFVTNEVINWTYSDTDVRLRIPVGISYGSDVDKALKLMEESTRDLKRILTSPEPRALLMEFGDSSVNLELRAWIADASDGVSNIKSDVLRRIWNSFHENGIEFPFPQRDVLLKPGSSLAVTVDRGGAPEVSSEAPSEVPPAPSDEPPTNPEE, from the coding sequence ATGGAAGAGCAGCTCACGCCGATCATGGCCAAAATTTCGGAGATTCTCCTGTTTCTGGAGGACTGGCTCCGGACCAACGTGCTGACCTGGCGCACAGCGGCCCAGTGGCTCTGCGCGTTGGCGGCCCTGCTGATCTCCCTGGCCGTGTGGCGCGTGGTCCGGCCCCGCCTGGAGCGCTGGCGCTACGCCCACGTGCAGAACCCGCTGGGCCGGGGCGCGCTCTATGTCCTCATCCAGACCGGCGGGCTGTTCCTGTTCATCCTGCTGGCCCAGATCGGGGCCGGGGTCTTCGAGTTCCTGAACTACCGGCCGTGGGTCCTGGACGCGCTCAGCCAACTGACCGTGGCGGGCATCGCCATCCGCCTGCTGGCCCTGACCATGTCCAACAAGGGGCTGGCCCGGAGCACGGCCACCGTGGTCTGGGTCTTCGTCGGCCTGCACATGCTCGGCCTGCTCACCCCGTTCACCAATTTCCTGCAGAACCTGTCGTTCTCCATGGGGAGCACCACCTTTACGGCCCTGGGCGCGCTCAAGGGACTGATCCTGGCCGTCATCCTGCTCCAGGCCGCGGTCATGCTTTCCAAGTTCGCGGTCACCCGCATCGGGCACATGCGCGACGTCTCGCCCTCGGTCCAGGTCCTGCTCGGCAAAACGGTCAAGGTGATCCTGTTCACCGTGGCCATCCTCATGGCCATGTCCAGCGTGGGCATCGACCTGACCAGCCTGGCCATCTTCTCCAGCGCGCTCGGCGTGGGCATCGGTTTCGGCCTGCAGACGATCATCTCCAACTATGTGGCCGGGATCATCCTGCTCATGGACCGGTCCATCAAGCCGGGCGACACCATCGAGGTGGGCGGCGTGTTCGGCGTGGTCAGCGGGGTGTTCGGCCGCTTCTCCTCGGTCAAGACCCGCGACGGCAAGGAATATCTCATCCCCAACGAGCAGTTCGTGACCAACGAGGTCATCAACTGGACGTACTCGGACACGGACGTGCGGCTGCGCATCCCGGTGGGCATCTCGTACGGGTCCGACGTGGACAAGGCCTTGAAGCTCATGGAGGAGTCCACCAGGGATTTGAAACGCATCCTGACCTCGCCCGAGCCGCGTGCCCTGCTCATGGAGTTCGGGGACAGCTCGGTCAACCTGGAGTTGCGCGCCTGGATCGCGGACGCCAGCGACGGGGTCTCCAACATCAAGAGCGACGTGCTTCGGCGGATCTGGAATTCCTTCCACGAAAACGGCATCGAGTTCCCGTTCCCGCAGCGTGACGTGCTCCTCAAACCCGGCTCGTCCCTGGCCGTGACCGTGGACCGGGGCGGCGCGCCCGAAGTTTCGTCCGAAGCCCCGTCCGAAGTCCCGCCCGCCCCCTCGGACGAGCCCCCGACAAACCCCGAGGAATAG